The Deinococcus sonorensis KR-87 genome includes a window with the following:
- a CDS encoding PH domain-containing protein produces MTPSSSAPTVVVRPASHRSVVPQLLRWGLAALLLGVAVLLLLPQLLGYPRYEVKGGVLTIRSITTERRVRAGTSVQAVTLPPLRRTMGTSSGGTCVGRFMAASGQRYELYTDCSPQVLLFQVPGRRPVAITPADPGALLTALQNGSTDTFTLPRPRDIPLRSWLIALPLIVLAGVVLWPWPPLSYRLTPEALEVRRRLGVDRLPYRTLSVTPARSLLRVRLMGTGLPGYYTGLHATADGQVMAVATSAQAPALLLTSGDTTYYLTPADPAALLDELRRRGATILSE; encoded by the coding sequence ATGACGCCCTCCTCCTCAGCGCCGACGGTCGTGGTGCGGCCCGCCAGCCACCGCAGCGTGGTGCCTCAGCTGCTGCGCTGGGGGCTCGCGGCCCTGCTGCTTGGGGTGGCGGTGCTGCTGCTGCTGCCTCAGCTGCTCGGCTACCCGCGCTATGAGGTCAAGGGGGGGGTCCTGACCATCCGCAGCATCACCACCGAGCGGCGTGTCCGGGCCGGAACGTCGGTGCAGGCGGTGACGCTGCCCCCGCTGAGGCGCACCATGGGCACCTCCAGCGGGGGCACCTGCGTGGGCCGCTTTATGGCGGCCAGCGGGCAGCGCTACGAGCTGTACACCGACTGCTCCCCGCAGGTGCTGCTGTTCCAGGTGCCGGGCCGGCGGCCGGTGGCCATCACCCCGGCGGACCCCGGGGCGCTGCTGACCGCCCTGCAGAACGGCTCCACCGACACCTTCACGCTGCCGCGTCCGCGTGACATTCCGCTGCGCAGCTGGCTGATCGCGCTGCCGCTGATCGTGCTGGCGGGTGTGGTGCTGTGGCCGTGGCCGCCGCTGAGTTACCGCCTGACCCCCGAAGCGCTGGAGGTGCGGCGGCGGCTGGGTGTGGACCGTCTTCCGTACCGTACCCTCAGCGTGACCCCGGCCCGCAGCCTGCTGCGGGTGCGGTTGATGGGCACCGGCCTGCCCGGCTACTACACTGGCCTGCACGCCACCGCCGACGGGCAGGTGATGGCGGTTGCCACCTCCGCCCAGGCGCCCGCCCTGCTGCTCACCAGCGGCGACACCACCTACTACCTGACGCCCGCCGATCCGGCCGCCCTGCTGGACGAACTGCGGCGGCGCGGCGCTACAATCCTGAGCGAGTGA
- a CDS encoding NAD-dependent epimerase/dehydratase family protein: protein MQILILGGTGFIGGQLARTFAAAGHRVSVLARGQTPAALPAGVERLTGDRDAPGGLRALDGPQWDVCVDLSGYLPQQVQASGERLSGVGRYVFVSAAAAYGDPQGPVTETDLTPRLTPAEQDAVQRVEHLDDRTYGPSKVACEDRLRDLFGDRLTVLRPQVVTGPGDPTPRYVPWLVRAAQAGPLLVPGDGSDHLQVIDVRDVAAFTVRVLEADLGGVYNLAGPRLTWAEFVRVLGAERPVWVGLETLAAHGIPLSRFPLYRPAGGVRSGLMYVSSARAQAAGLTLTAPEVTAQDTRAALGEALNHAPAPDPDLQRLLALLA, encoded by the coding sequence ATGCAAATTCTGATTCTGGGCGGCACCGGGTTTATCGGCGGCCAGCTGGCCCGCACCTTCGCCGCCGCAGGCCACCGGGTGAGCGTCCTGGCGCGTGGCCAGACGCCGGCCGCGCTGCCCGCCGGGGTGGAGCGGCTGACCGGCGACCGGGACGCCCCCGGCGGTCTGCGGGCCCTGGACGGTCCGCAATGGGACGTCTGCGTGGACCTCAGCGGCTACCTGCCCCAGCAGGTGCAGGCCAGCGGCGAGCGCCTGAGCGGGGTGGGCCGGTACGTGTTTGTGAGCGCAGCGGCGGCCTACGGGGACCCGCAAGGCCCCGTCACCGAAACGGACCTCACGCCGCGCCTGACGCCGGCCGAACAGGACGCGGTGCAGCGGGTTGAGCACCTGGATGACCGCACCTACGGCCCCTCGAAGGTGGCCTGCGAGGACCGGCTCCGGGACCTGTTCGGCGACCGGCTGACGGTGCTGCGCCCCCAGGTGGTGACCGGACCGGGCGACCCGACGCCGCGGTACGTGCCGTGGCTCGTACGCGCTGCCCAGGCAGGCCCGCTGCTCGTTCCCGGCGACGGAAGCGATCACCTGCAGGTGATTGACGTGCGCGACGTGGCCGCCTTCACGGTGCGGGTGCTGGAGGCGGACCTGGGCGGCGTGTACAACCTGGCCGGGCCGCGCCTGACCTGGGCGGAGTTCGTGCGCGTCCTTGGCGCGGAGCGGCCGGTGTGGGTGGGCCTGGAGACGCTGGCGGCGCACGGCATCCCGCTCTCGCGGTTTCCGCTCTACCGGCCCGCGGGCGGCGTCCGCAGCGGGCTGATGTACGTCAGCAGCGCCCGGGCACAGGCCGCCGGACTGACGCTGACCGCGCCCGAAGTGACGGCCCAGGACACCCGGGCGGCCCTCGGCGAAGCGCTGAACCACGCGCCCGCCCCGGACCCAGACCTGCAGCGCCTGCTCGCCCTGCTCGCCTGA
- a CDS encoding citrate/2-methylcitrate synthase: MTTTIAKGLEGVLFTESKLTFINGTEGILTHLGIPIQEWAENSTFEELSLALLLGRLPNAQELAEFDADLKANREIPGELVEVIKAFPRGVHPMQALRTAVSHLGLFDPQAEETSEAARTAISRRMIAQFATIIAAINRAQEGQEPVAPRLDLTHAGNFLYMLTGQEPTAEQARLFDIALVLHADHGMNASTFTAIATASTLSDQYSAIVSAIGALKGPLHGGANEAVMDMLDEIGTPDKAASYITDKLDRKEKVMGVGHRVYKYFDPRSRVLRDYAAHVAEKQGKSHYYQILETIEKTVVDRLGSKGIYPNVDFYSGTVYSDLGIQKAYFTPIFALARISGWCASVIEYERDNRLLRPDAEYTGATNQHYVQLQDR; the protein is encoded by the coding sequence ATGACGACGACCATTGCCAAGGGGCTGGAAGGGGTGCTCTTCACCGAGAGCAAGCTGACCTTCATCAACGGTACGGAGGGCATCCTCACCCATCTGGGCATTCCGATCCAGGAGTGGGCCGAGAACAGCACCTTCGAGGAACTGAGTCTGGCGCTGCTGCTGGGCCGCCTGCCGAACGCGCAGGAACTGGCCGAGTTCGACGCCGACCTGAAGGCCAACCGCGAAATTCCGGGCGAGCTGGTGGAGGTCATCAAGGCCTTCCCGCGCGGCGTGCATCCGATGCAGGCGCTGCGCACCGCCGTGTCGCACCTGGGCCTCTTTGATCCGCAGGCCGAGGAGACCAGCGAGGCCGCCCGCACCGCCATCTCGCGGCGCATGATCGCGCAGTTCGCCACCATCATCGCAGCCATCAACCGCGCCCAGGAGGGCCAGGAGCCGGTTGCGCCGCGCCTGGACCTGACGCACGCCGGCAACTTCCTGTACATGTTGACCGGTCAGGAGCCGACCGCCGAGCAGGCGCGCCTTTTTGACATCGCGCTGGTGCTGCACGCCGACCACGGCATGAACGCCAGCACCTTCACGGCCATCGCCACCGCCAGCACCCTCTCGGATCAGTACAGCGCCATCGTGAGTGCCATCGGGGCGCTGAAAGGCCCGCTGCACGGGGGCGCCAACGAGGCCGTGATGGACATGCTGGACGAGATCGGCACGCCCGACAAGGCCGCCTCTTACATCACCGACAAGCTGGACCGCAAGGAGAAGGTGATGGGCGTGGGGCACCGCGTCTACAAGTACTTCGACCCGCGCAGCCGGGTGCTGCGCGACTACGCCGCGCACGTGGCCGAGAAGCAGGGCAAGAGCCACTACTACCAGATCCTGGAAACCATCGAGAAGACCGTGGTGGACCGACTGGGCAGCAAGGGCATCTACCCGAACGTGGACTTCTACAGCGGCACCGTCTACAGCGATCTGGGCATCCAGAAGGCCTACTTCACCCCGATCTTCGCGCTGGCCCGCATCAGCGGCTGGTGCGCCAGCGTAATCGAGTACGAGCGCGACAACCGCCTGCTGCGCCCGGACGCCGAGTACACCGGCGCCACCAACCAGCACTACGTCCAGCTGCAGGACCGCTGA
- a CDS encoding aspartate aminotransferase family protein, with product MTFSPTPATSGGFIRADDVLNGKLSARRSIELEQNYGNGKLMQLLDVLGVIGPMQVQSPWELQDPSGHGVINASGYAALPFGDNPPELNLFLRQVLEHTDQVMLSQQIATPWRSALEANLVRLLSREAPSHSTSRVFFSNSGAEAIEAAIKFAKAARPKARYIVNFTRAYHGKTLGALSLTPNPTLQGPFQNLLSPNVITLPFGDASTLERTLKRIGPDRIIAVIVEPILGEAGVRIPPPGFLKRLGELCRKDGILVIADEIQTGLGRAGHWFESIAGGLEPDILTLAKPLGGGMVPVGATIVRHDIYKRMLGSFETVKVHSNTFGGNSLAMAVGLKSLELLMDHDYPARSRQMGERGLKRLQAMQQRYPALLEDVRGAGMLFAMNFRPVARLPLGFQAHLISEATGALALVAFYRHGVLMNFSLNAARTMRLTPAMNMPDEVFDRMFRQVEATAAAYPSSLKLVQRYGTTDLMRLIKAAFLES from the coding sequence ATGACCTTCTCCCCCACCCCGGCCACCTCCGGGGGCTTCATCCGCGCCGACGACGTGCTCAACGGAAAACTGTCGGCGCGGCGCAGCATCGAGCTGGAACAGAATTACGGCAACGGCAAGCTGATGCAGCTGCTGGACGTGCTGGGCGTCATCGGCCCGATGCAGGTGCAGAGTCCCTGGGAACTGCAGGACCCCAGCGGCCACGGCGTGATCAACGCCTCCGGGTACGCCGCGCTGCCGTTCGGCGACAACCCCCCGGAGCTGAACCTGTTTCTGCGGCAGGTGCTGGAACACACCGATCAGGTGATGCTCTCGCAGCAGATCGCCACCCCCTGGCGGTCCGCGCTGGAGGCCAATCTGGTGCGGCTGCTCAGCCGGGAGGCGCCCAGCCACAGCACGTCGCGGGTGTTCTTCTCCAACAGCGGCGCCGAGGCGATCGAGGCGGCCATCAAGTTCGCCAAGGCGGCGCGGCCCAAGGCCCGCTACATCGTCAACTTCACGCGGGCCTACCACGGCAAGACGCTGGGGGCCCTGTCGCTCACCCCGAACCCCACCCTGCAGGGCCCCTTCCAGAACCTGCTGTCGCCCAACGTGATCACGCTGCCGTTCGGGGACGCCAGCACGCTGGAGCGCACCCTCAAGCGCATCGGGCCGGACCGGATCATCGCGGTGATCGTGGAGCCGATTCTGGGCGAGGCCGGCGTGCGGATTCCGCCACCCGGCTTCCTGAAGCGGCTGGGCGAGCTGTGCCGCAAGGACGGCATCCTGGTGATCGCCGACGAGATCCAGACCGGACTGGGCCGCGCCGGCCACTGGTTCGAGAGCATTGCGGGCGGGCTGGAGCCGGACATCCTGACGCTGGCCAAGCCGCTGGGCGGCGGCATGGTGCCGGTGGGCGCCACCATCGTGCGGCACGACATCTACAAGCGGATGCTCGGCAGCTTCGAGACGGTCAAGGTCCACAGCAACACCTTCGGCGGCAACTCGCTGGCCATGGCGGTGGGCCTCAAGAGTCTGGAACTGCTGATGGACCACGACTACCCGGCGCGCTCCCGCCAGATGGGCGAGCGCGGCCTGAAGCGGCTGCAGGCGATGCAGCAGCGCTACCCAGCCCTGCTGGAGGACGTGCGCGGGGCCGGCATGCTGTTCGCGATGAACTTCCGGCCGGTGGCGCGGCTGCCGCTGGGCTTCCAGGCGCACCTGATCAGCGAGGCGACCGGGGCGCTGGCCCTGGTGGCGTTCTACCGGCACGGCGTGCTGATGAACTTCTCGCTGAACGCGGCCCGCACCATGCGCCTGACGCCGGCCATGAACATGCCGGACGAGGTGTTCGACCGGATGTTCCGGCAGGTGGAGGCCACCGCCGCCGCGTACCCCAGCAGCCTGAAACTGGTGCAGCGCTACGGCACCACCGACCTGATGCGGCTGATCAAGGCCGCCTTTCTGGAATCGTAA
- a CDS encoding NUDIX hydrolase: MIEVLRELMSIAQAGLTYTRDPYDVARYEQLQRLTARLMAEVGTLDAPAALDLLQLERGYLTPKLDVRAVVVQAGRVLLTRERQDGRWSLPGGWADPGEGPGQIAVRETLEETGYPVRALRLLAVLDKDQHGHPPDLWSVWKVFVACELTGEPQPQPDNIETLESGFFTLDELPPLSLGRNTPEQVRRMVQRWGQPDAPTEFD; encoded by the coding sequence ATGATTGAGGTGCTGCGCGAACTGATGTCCATTGCCCAGGCGGGCCTGACCTACACCCGCGACCCCTACGACGTGGCCCGCTACGAACAGCTGCAGCGGCTGACGGCCCGCCTGATGGCCGAGGTGGGCACTCTGGACGCACCGGCCGCGCTGGACCTGCTGCAGCTGGAGCGCGGCTACCTGACGCCCAAGCTGGACGTGCGGGCGGTGGTGGTTCAGGCGGGCCGGGTGCTGCTGACCCGCGAGCGCCAGGACGGACGCTGGAGCCTGCCGGGCGGCTGGGCCGACCCGGGCGAGGGACCGGGCCAGATCGCGGTGCGCGAGACGCTTGAGGAGACCGGCTACCCGGTGCGGGCGCTGCGCCTGCTGGCGGTGCTGGACAAGGACCAGCACGGGCACCCGCCGGACCTGTGGAGCGTGTGGAAGGTGTTCGTGGCGTGCGAGCTGACCGGCGAGCCGCAGCCGCAGCCGGACAACATCGAGACGCTGGAGAGCGGCTTCTTCACGCTGGACGAGCTGCCCCCGCTCAGCCTGGGCCGCAACACTCCCGAGCAGGTACGGCGCATGGTGCAGCGCTGGGGTCAGCCGGACGCGCCCACCGAGTTCGACTGA
- a CDS encoding fumarylacetoacetate hydrolase family protein produces the protein MRIVKGTAEGRTIWGQLDHTDTVHVTAGMQGEPTGETFPLSAVSLLAPAEPTKIVCVGRNYLDHIRELGNMLPDNSLPQEPGLFLKGPNTLAEPGGTVAYPEWTQSFHYEGELALVIGQVARELTPETALDAVLGYTCGLDLTARDLQKTDLQWVRAKAADRFCPLGPWIETELDPTDLQVQTRVNGQTRQNGRTAQMIFDVRQILTYVTRYLTLEPGDVVLTGTPDGVGPLQPGDVVEVEVQGIGVLTTPIG, from the coding sequence ATGCGCATCGTGAAAGGCACCGCCGAGGGCCGCACCATCTGGGGCCAGCTGGACCACACCGACACCGTTCACGTCACGGCCGGCATGCAGGGCGAGCCGACCGGCGAGACCTTCCCGCTTTCGGCCGTGTCGCTGCTGGCGCCCGCCGAGCCCACCAAGATCGTGTGTGTGGGCCGCAACTACCTGGACCACATCCGGGAGCTGGGGAACATGCTGCCGGACAACTCGCTGCCGCAGGAGCCGGGCCTGTTCCTGAAGGGGCCCAACACCCTGGCCGAGCCGGGCGGTACGGTCGCCTATCCCGAGTGGACCCAGAGCTTTCATTACGAGGGTGAGCTGGCGCTGGTGATCGGGCAGGTGGCCCGCGAGCTCACGCCTGAGACGGCGCTGGACGCGGTGCTGGGCTACACCTGTGGCCTGGACCTGACCGCCCGCGACCTGCAGAAGACCGACCTGCAGTGGGTGCGCGCCAAGGCCGCCGACCGCTTCTGCCCGCTGGGCCCCTGGATCGAGACCGAGCTGGACCCCACCGACCTGCAGGTCCAGACCCGGGTGAATGGCCAGACGCGCCAGAACGGCCGCACCGCCCAGATGATCTTCGACGTGCGGCAGATCCTGACCTACGTGACCCGCTACCTGACGCTGGAACCGGGCGACGTGGTGCTGACCGGCACCCCGGACGGGGTGGGGCCGCTGCAGCCGGGCGACGTGGTGGAGGTGGAGGTGCAGGGCATCGGCGTGCTGACCACCCCCATCGGCTGA
- a CDS encoding S41 family peptidase, producing MPTQVRAAVLAALLLSPAAAASPATELFQTVSTQLVQNYYGWSDLDRPALVERYRHTLDDACAAAGDTCSYDQGRAVLKTMLAELHDAHTSVKDAEAAERLREVQEDLTVPRSGARVVSLPQGLLVVSVMPGSPADQAGLRSFDLLTTVQGQPAGLNRAQDASAFVRLERAAQPFTVERRRAGAPDQTLSVGTAPLKARDEPVLSWLDRPEGRVALIQYPTFLSGDSAALFLKRLTEAQQGGAKGLVIDLRYNGGGRLDQCVSAVSAFGPTMYQARWTQGSMIYAALDGHPGSPPMVRGAAPEHALWNVHQNGPVTLLVGGNTASCAEVFGYFARKDGATLVGEATKGVMNSGVNFVPLPDRGVLSLTTLRAFDSAGQPLPDHLEPDVLAPTDISQLTTQGQDTTLQAALAQMEQPRAAAR from the coding sequence GTGCCCACTCAAGTTCGCGCGGCTGTCCTGGCCGCTCTGCTGCTGTCTCCCGCCGCTGCGGCCAGCCCGGCCACCGAGCTGTTTCAGACGGTCAGCACCCAGCTGGTCCAGAACTACTACGGCTGGTCCGACCTTGACCGCCCGGCCCTGGTGGAGCGTTACCGCCACACTCTGGACGACGCGTGCGCCGCCGCCGGCGACACCTGCAGCTACGACCAGGGCCGGGCGGTCCTGAAAACGATGCTGGCCGAGCTGCACGACGCGCACACCAGCGTCAAGGACGCCGAGGCGGCCGAGCGGCTGCGCGAGGTGCAGGAGGACCTGACGGTGCCGCGCAGCGGAGCGCGGGTGGTGTCGCTGCCGCAGGGCCTGCTGGTGGTGAGCGTCATGCCCGGCAGCCCGGCGGATCAGGCGGGCCTGCGCTCATTTGACCTGCTGACGACCGTGCAGGGCCAGCCGGCCGGGCTGAACCGTGCCCAGGACGCCAGCGCCTTCGTGCGGCTGGAGCGGGCGGCCCAGCCGTTCACGGTGGAGCGGCGGCGGGCGGGCGCGCCGGACCAGACGCTCAGCGTGGGCACCGCGCCGCTCAAGGCCCGCGACGAGCCGGTGCTCAGCTGGCTCGACCGCCCGGAGGGCCGGGTGGCCCTGATCCAGTACCCCACCTTTCTGTCGGGCGACAGCGCCGCGCTGTTCCTGAAGCGTCTCACGGAAGCGCAGCAGGGCGGGGCCAAAGGGCTGGTCATCGACCTGCGCTACAACGGCGGCGGCCGGCTGGATCAGTGTGTGTCGGCGGTCAGCGCCTTCGGGCCCACCATGTATCAGGCGCGCTGGACGCAGGGCAGCATGATCTATGCCGCGCTGGACGGCCACCCCGGCTCCCCGCCGATGGTGCGGGGGGCCGCGCCGGAGCACGCGCTGTGGAACGTGCACCAGAACGGGCCGGTGACGCTGCTGGTGGGCGGCAACACCGCCTCCTGCGCGGAGGTGTTCGGCTACTTTGCCCGCAAGGATGGCGCCACCCTGGTGGGCGAGGCCACCAAGGGCGTCATGAACAGCGGCGTGAACTTCGTGCCGCTGCCGGACCGGGGCGTGCTGAGTCTCACCACCCTGCGCGCCTTTGACAGCGCGGGCCAGCCGCTGCCGGACCACCTGGAGCCGGACGTGCTGGCCCCCACCGACATCAGTCAGCTGACCACCCAGGGCCAGGACACCACCCTGCAGGCGGCGCTGGCTCAGATGGAGCAGCCCAGGGCCGCCGCTCGCTGA
- a CDS encoding sulfite exporter TauE/SafE family protein — protein sequence MILAVLAIGLLAGVLGAILGLGGGVVVVPALEFVLPYFHTTITITQAVAVSQIGVLAVGLAGTAGYLRQGLIRARTGYLLSPYTILGGVVGSWLGLRLPARVVATVFAVLLLYSAYNLLQGLRREEREREPSRLVPPAMTLAGIMSGLLGIGGGTVQVPVMNLLGGIPIRQAIATSTFIMGLTAVANALVYSAGGVLNYQMAAAVSLGVLVGARLGTGLAARISARNLKLFFSLLLIFTALQLLWKYWG from the coding sequence GTGATTCTTGCTGTGCTTGCAATCGGCCTGCTGGCGGGCGTGCTGGGGGCCATCCTCGGCCTGGGCGGCGGCGTGGTGGTGGTGCCGGCCCTGGAGTTCGTGCTGCCGTACTTTCACACCACCATCACCATCACCCAGGCGGTGGCGGTCAGCCAGATCGGGGTGCTGGCGGTCGGGCTGGCCGGTACCGCCGGCTACCTGCGCCAGGGCCTGATCCGGGCCCGGACCGGCTACCTGCTCTCGCCCTACACCATTCTGGGCGGCGTGGTGGGTAGCTGGCTGGGCCTGCGGCTGCCGGCCCGGGTGGTGGCCACCGTGTTCGCGGTGCTGCTGCTGTACAGCGCCTACAACCTGCTGCAGGGCCTGCGCCGCGAGGAGCGCGAGCGGGAGCCGAGCCGGCTGGTGCCGCCGGCCATGACGCTGGCCGGCATCATGAGCGGGCTGCTGGGCATCGGCGGGGGCACAGTGCAGGTGCCGGTCATGAACCTGCTGGGCGGCATCCCGATCCGGCAGGCCATCGCCACCAGCACCTTCATCATGGGCCTCACCGCCGTGGCCAACGCGCTGGTGTACAGCGCCGGCGGGGTGCTGAACTACCAGATGGCGGCGGCCGTGTCGCTGGGCGTGCTGGTGGGGGCGCGGCTCGGCACCGGGCTGGCCGCGCGCATCAGCGCCCGCAACCTGAAACTCTTCTTCAGCCTGCTGCTGATCTTCACGGCGCTGCAGCTGCTCTGGAAATACTGGGGGTAA
- a CDS encoding sulfurtransferase, with amino-acid sequence MTPLKSAGWLLDHLHDPGVAVLDCRFELMNPPAGEAAYRAGHVPGAVYAHLERDLSGPKQTGGAGGRHPLPDPAVLAGWLGRQGIGNDRVVVAYDDPTGGHGFYAARAWWLLRWLGHREVYVLDGGLPAYLAAGGTLSQEVPTPEAASYTPHPHPELLASAQDVQQRSPETLLVDSRAAARYRGEVEPIDPKAGHIPGAVNRDWSAAQTLGGHWLPTEQQRERLGLGEQPAILYCGSGVSAAANLLALAVVGREPGPQTRLYAGSWSDWVSDPARPVQTGEQPG; translated from the coding sequence ATGACCCCGCTCAAGTCTGCCGGCTGGCTGCTGGACCACCTCCACGATCCAGGGGTGGCGGTGCTGGACTGCCGCTTCGAACTGATGAACCCGCCGGCCGGCGAGGCTGCCTACCGTGCCGGCCACGTGCCGGGCGCCGTCTACGCCCACCTGGAGCGCGACCTGAGTGGCCCGAAACAGACGGGCGGCGCCGGGGGCCGTCACCCGCTGCCGGACCCGGCGGTGCTGGCGGGCTGGCTGGGCCGGCAGGGCATCGGCAACGACCGTGTGGTGGTGGCCTACGACGACCCCACCGGCGGGCACGGTTTCTACGCGGCGCGGGCGTGGTGGTTGCTGCGCTGGCTGGGACACCGGGAGGTGTACGTGCTGGACGGCGGACTGCCGGCGTACCTGGCGGCCGGGGGAACGCTGAGCCAGGAGGTGCCCACCCCGGAAGCGGCCTCCTACACGCCGCACCCACACCCGGAGCTGCTGGCCAGCGCCCAGGACGTGCAGCAGCGCTCTCCGGAGACCCTGCTGGTGGACTCGCGGGCGGCGGCCCGCTACCGGGGCGAAGTGGAGCCCATCGATCCGAAGGCCGGGCACATTCCGGGCGCCGTCAACCGCGACTGGTCGGCGGCGCAGACGCTGGGCGGCCACTGGCTGCCGACAGAACAGCAGCGGGAGCGGCTGGGGTTGGGGGAGCAGCCGGCCATCCTGTACTGCGGGTCCGGGGTGAGCGCCGCCGCCAACCTGCTGGCGCTGGCTGTGGTGGGCCGCGAGCCGGGGCCACAGACCCGGCTGTACGCCGGCAGCTGGAGCGACTGGGTCAGCGACCCGGCCCGCCCGGTGCAGACCGGAGAGCAGCCGGGCTGA
- a CDS encoding FAD-dependent oxidoreductase, which produces MFTPDLPPRSQPQPGHLYDLAVVGAGLAGCEVAWRLARAGQDVLLVSQALDHLGNLYQPDLAGVSFPAGSLFAQVAQEIQPHTDGWVFHRALKQRLEATSGIHLLQSCVTAISEETGRVQLSTWEGPTLQAGRAVLAVGAFLKARLLLGTTMEDAGRLSEVAYDFLADDLQAQGLWLMPAEASAAARPGTPGYEVRYLSLGAGELDGFAVRRFDHVYALGQMVGGVHSYASVLQDAARLAAELGAS; this is translated from the coding sequence ATGTTCACGCCTGACCTTCCTCCGCGCAGCCAGCCGCAGCCGGGCCACCTCTACGACCTGGCGGTGGTGGGGGCCGGGCTGGCCGGCTGCGAGGTCGCCTGGCGGCTGGCCCGCGCCGGCCAGGACGTGCTGCTGGTGTCGCAGGCCCTCGATCACCTGGGGAACCTGTACCAACCGGACCTCGCGGGCGTGAGTTTCCCGGCCGGCAGCCTGTTCGCCCAGGTGGCGCAGGAGATCCAGCCGCACACCGACGGCTGGGTGTTTCACCGGGCGCTCAAGCAGCGGCTGGAGGCCACCAGCGGCATTCATCTGCTGCAGAGCTGTGTGACGGCGATCTCGGAGGAGACCGGCCGGGTGCAGCTGTCCACCTGGGAAGGGCCCACCCTGCAGGCGGGCCGGGCGGTGCTGGCGGTGGGGGCCTTCCTGAAAGCGCGGCTGCTGCTGGGCACCACCATGGAGGATGCCGGGCGGCTCTCGGAGGTGGCCTACGACTTTCTGGCCGACGACCTGCAGGCGCAGGGCCTGTGGCTGATGCCGGCCGAGGCCAGCGCAGCGGCCCGGCCGGGTACGCCCGGGTATGAGGTGCGCTACCTGAGCCTGGGCGCGGGCGAGCTGGACGGATTCGCGGTGCGCCGCTTCGACCACGTGTATGCGCTGGGCCAGATGGTGGGCGGGGTGCACAGCTACGCCTCGGTGCTGCAGGACGCGGCCCGGCTGGCCGCCGAGCTGGGGGCCTCATGA
- the trmB gene encoding tRNA (guanine(46)-N(7))-methyltransferase TrmB translates to MILRLQDLHFPEEAARLFPDTPDRALYLEIGFGDGRFWPAFVEGLPDVPNYLGVELSGVSLLKAARRLRAAGLRNAHVAKLPATVMLESVIAPGRLSGIIVNFPDPWPKADHLDQRLLRAPFFRLAASRLKPGGAVLFTTDHQEYFEFACREAEASGVMEVRLEPPPAAALATKYALKWRDLGIEAQHARFVPTAHPAVPLHAVTPYPDQEAQVPHAIMTLPDPFDLSDFERVTVRGEHHTVVLLDAYRSLRRDEYTVLAHVEEGELIQEVLVNVTGRRDGSTLVRLAKFGGPVITAGVKAAVGAVADELQRRGAVLTHHGY, encoded by the coding sequence ATGATTCTGCGGCTGCAGGACCTGCACTTCCCCGAGGAGGCCGCCCGGCTGTTCCCGGACACGCCGGACCGCGCGCTGTACCTGGAGATCGGCTTCGGGGACGGCCGCTTCTGGCCCGCCTTCGTGGAGGGGCTGCCGGACGTGCCCAACTATCTGGGCGTCGAGCTGTCGGGCGTGAGCCTGCTGAAGGCGGCCCGGCGGCTCAGGGCGGCCGGCCTCCGCAATGCCCACGTGGCCAAGCTGCCGGCCACCGTGATGCTGGAGAGCGTGATCGCGCCGGGCCGCCTGAGCGGCATCATCGTCAACTTTCCGGACCCCTGGCCCAAGGCCGACCATCTGGACCAGCGGCTGCTGCGGGCGCCGTTCTTCCGGCTGGCCGCCAGTCGCCTGAAGCCCGGCGGCGCGGTGCTGTTCACCACCGACCATCAGGAGTACTTCGAGTTCGCCTGCCGCGAGGCCGAGGCGAGTGGCGTGATGGAGGTGCGGCTGGAGCCGCCGCCGGCTGCCGCGCTGGCCACCAAGTACGCGCTGAAGTGGCGCGACCTGGGTATTGAGGCCCAGCATGCCCGTTTTGTTCCCACCGCCCACCCGGCCGTGCCGCTGCACGCCGTGACCCCCTACCCGGATCAGGAGGCCCAGGTGCCGCACGCGATCATGACCCTACCCGACCCCTTTGACCTCAGCGACTTTGAGCGGGTCACCGTGCGCGGCGAGCACCACACGGTGGTGCTGCTGGACGCCTACCGCAGCCTGCGCCGCGACGAGTACACGGTGCTGGCGCACGTGGAGGAGGGCGAGCTGATTCAGGAGGTGCTGGTCAACGTGACGGGCCGCCGGGACGGCAGCACCCTGGTGCGGCTGGCCAAATTCGGTGGGCCGGTCATCACCGCCGGGGTCAAGGCGGCGGTGGGTGCGGTGGCGGACGAACTGCAGCGCCGGGGAGCGGTCCTGACACATCACGGCTACTGA